TGCCCATGATCTGCGCCGGCGTCGCGCCGATGGTGCGCAGGATGGCGATATCCGCGCCCTTGTCGTTCACCACCATCACCAGGGTGGCGATGATATTGAAGGCAGCCACGGCGATGATCATCATCAGCAGCAGGCCGATCATGGTCTTTTCCATTTTCATGGCGCTGAACAGGCTGCCCTGGGTGTGCGACCAGTCATCGGCACGGTAGCCGTCGCCCAGCCCCGCAGCGATGGCCTTGGACACCTGCGGCGCAGCGTACAGGTCATGCAGCTTCAGCCGCACGCCCTGCACCTGGCCCGGCGCCCAGCGCTGCATCTCGCCGGCATCGGCGATATGGATGTAGGCCTGGGAGCCATCCAGTTCGGCGCCGACCTTGAAGATGCCGACCACGGTCAGGCGCTGCATGCGCGGGGTGATGCCGCCCGGCTCCTTGCTGATTTCCGGAACGATCAGGGTCAGCTTGTCGCCGGTATTCAGGCGAAAGCGCCGGGCGGTCAATTCACCGATGACCACACCGTACTCGCCCGGCACCAGGTCCTGCAGGCTGCCCTGGACAATATGCTGGGTGACGATGGAGACCTTGCCCTCCTCGGCCGGGTCGATGCCGGCGACCTGGATCGGCTGCATCGCCCCCTTGTACGAGAGCATGCCCTCCATCTCGGTGATCGGCGCCGCGGCCATCACCGCCGGGTTGCTTTCGGCGGCGCTGGCGACCTTGCGCCAGTCGTCCAGCGGCTGCGCGCCGAGAATCGCGGCATGGGGCACCAGGCCCAGCACGCGTGAGCTCATCTCGCGCTGGAAGCCGTTCATCACCGACAGCACCGTGATCATCGCCAGCACGCCGAGCGACAGGCCGATCATCGAAGTCATCGAGATGAACGAGATGAAGTGGTTGCGGCGCTTGGCACGGGTGTAGCGGGCACCGATGAACAACGACAAGGGTCTGAACATGAACGAGGACACCCAAGTGAAAAATGAATCGGGGCCGCCTCAGGCCGCCCCATGCAGGCGACTCAGATCGCCACCAGGTGCCCGTCTTCCAGGCGCAGCACACGGTCCATCTGCCGCGCCAGGTTGAGGTCGTGGGTCACAACCAGGAATGCGGTCTGCGAGTGATTCGACAGCTCCTGCATCAGTTCCTGGATACCCTGGGCGGTGTGGTGGTCGAGGTTGCCAGTGGGCTCGTCGAGCATGACCAGGCCCGGGCGGTTGACCAGGGCGCGGGCGATCGCCACACGCTGGCGCTCACCACCGGACAGCTCGGCCGGCTTGTGATTCAACCGATGCCCCAGGCCAACGCGCTTGAGCAGCGCCTCGGCACGCTCGCGGGCCTCGGCGATCGGCGTCTTGCCGATCAGCAGCGGCATGCAGGCGTTTTCCAGGGCGGTGAACTCCGCCAGCAGGTGGTGGAACTGGTAGACGAAGCCCAGGGCGCGGTTGCGCAGCAGGCCGCGGGCCCGCTCGCCCAGCGCCGACAGCTCCTCGCCGGCCAGCCAGACGCTGCCCTGGCTCGGGGTGTCGAGGCCGCCGAGCAGGTTGAGCAAGGTACTCTTGCCCGAGCCCGAGCTGCCGACGATGGCCACCCGCTCGCCCGGGTGCAGTTCGAGGTTCAACCCCGACAAGACCTGGACCGACTCCGGGCCTTCCTCGTAGCTCTTGCCCAGGTTGCGGCAGCTCAACACGGCTTTATCACTCATGCGCGACTCACTCATAACGTAGCGCCTCCGCCGGCTGGGTGCGCGAGGCGCGCCAGGCCGGATACAGGGTGGCGAAGAAACTCAGGACCAGCGCCGCACCACAGACCATGTACACGTCCTGGGCCTGGATCTGCGACGGCAGGTAATCGATGAAGTACACATCGGCATTGAGGAACTTGTGCCCGATCAGGGTCTCGATGCCGGCGATGGCCGCGCTCACGTTAAGCGCGCCGAGGATGCCCAGGACCGCGCCGATCAGCGTGCCGACCACGCCGATCACCGTGCCCTGGACCATGAAGATGGCCATGATCTGCCCGGGCGTGGCGCCCAGGGTGCGCAGGATGGCGATGTCGCCACGCTTGTCGTTGACCACCATCACCAGGGTGGAAATGATGTTGAACGCCGCCACCGCGACGATCAGCAGCAACAGCAGGCCGATCATGGATTTCTCCATGCGGATCGCCTGGTACAGGTTGCCGTGGGTGCGGGTCCAGTCACGCGGGTAGAACTCCTGCTCGCCCAGCTGCTGGGCGATGGCCCAAGAGGCCCGCGGGGCCTGGAACAGGTCGTCGAACTTCAGGCGCACGCCCTGGACCTGGTCGGCCTTCCAGCGGTGCAGGCGCGACAGGTCGGCGATGTTGGTCAGGCCCAGATAGCCGTCGATCTCGCCGGCGCCGACATGGAAGGTGCCGACCACGGTAAAGCGCTTCATGCGCGGGAACATCCCCGCCGGGGTGACGCTGACCTCGGGGGCAACGAAAGTCAGCTTGTCGCCGATGCCCACGCCCAGTTTCTGCGCGGCCTTGTCGCCGATCATGATGCCCCACTCGCCCGGGGCCAGCTTGTCGAGGCTGCCGTCGAGGACGAACTTGTCGATGATCGACACCTCGCGCTCGCGGGCCGGGTCGATACCGTTGAGCAGCACCTTCTGCACCTTGCCTTCATGGGTCAGCAGGCCCTGCATCTGTGTGAATGGCGCGACCGCCAGCACCTGCGGATTCTGCTTTACTTTAGAGGCGAGGGCCTGCCAGTCGTCGATCGGCTGGCCGGTCTCCAGCGTTGCATGGGGGATCATACCCAGCACGCGGGTACGCATCTCGTGGTCGAACCCGTTCATCACCGAGAGCACCACGATCATCACCACCACGCCCAGGGCGAGGCCGATCATCGAGGTGAGCGAAATGAACGAGACGAAGTGATTGCGGCGCTTGGCACGGGTGTAACGCGTACCAATGAATACGAATAGAGGTCTGAACATGTCGGGGCTTGTTCGGATGAAAGGGAACGTCCTTGTGGCGAGGCGCCTACGGCGGCTTTACACTCGGACCACCGCCGTAACCTTGGGTTCGCCATGACGACATTAGACGAAGAAGATCGCCGCGAATACTACCGCATCGAAGATCGGATCGCACTTCAAATCAGCCCCCTTAGCGCGGCCGAAGCCCTTGAAACAGAACTGTTGCAGGATGATTCCGAGCTGTTCAACCTGCTCAGCGAACTGCACCTTTCGGACTTCGAGTCGCAGCACCTGTTGCGCCAGCTGAGCGAAAAAGACCGCACCCTGGCAGCCTTCCTGCGCGCCCAGAACAAACGTCTCGACTTGCTCAGCGCCGTGGTCGCCCAGACCCTGATCGGCGAAATCGGCCAGCCGCAGCCGGTGATCATCTCTGAAGGCGGCATCGAGTTCGCCCAGGCGCAGAAGATCGACCCCGGCACCCGGGTCAAGGTGAAGATGGTGCTGATGCCCCGCGCCCATGGCCTGCTCCTGCGCGGCCGGGTCACCCACTGCGACCCGCGCCCGGATGGCGATTACGAGGTAGGCACCGAGTTCATCGACATGACCGACGCCCAGCGCCAGCTGCTGGCCCGCTACATCCTGCAGCGCCAGCAACAGCAACGACGCCAGGCGCTGGAACAGAACGCCCCCGCTTCCTGAAGCCC
This window of the Pseudomonas mosselii genome carries:
- the lolD gene encoding lipoprotein-releasing ABC transporter ATP-binding protein LolD is translated as MSDKAVLSCRNLGKSYEEGPESVQVLSGLNLELHPGERVAIVGSSGSGKSTLLNLLGGLDTPSQGSVWLAGEELSALGERARGLLRNRALGFVYQFHHLLAEFTALENACMPLLIGKTPIAEARERAEALLKRVGLGHRLNHKPAELSGGERQRVAIARALVNRPGLVMLDEPTGNLDHHTAQGIQELMQELSNHSQTAFLVVTHDLNLARQMDRVLRLEDGHLVAI
- a CDS encoding PilZ domain-containing protein, yielding MTTLDEEDRREYYRIEDRIALQISPLSAAEALETELLQDDSELFNLLSELHLSDFESQHLLRQLSEKDRTLAAFLRAQNKRLDLLSAVVAQTLIGEIGQPQPVIISEGGIEFAQAQKIDPGTRVKVKMVLMPRAHGLLLRGRVTHCDPRPDGDYEVGTEFIDMTDAQRQLLARYILQRQQQQRRQALEQNAPAS
- a CDS encoding lipoprotein-releasing ABC transporter permease subunit, with the translated sequence MFRPLSLFIGARYTRAKRRNHFISFISMTSMIGLSLGVLAMITVLSVMNGFQREMSSRVLGLVPHAAILGAQPLDDWRKVASAAESNPAVMAAAPITEMEGMLSYKGAMQPIQVAGIDPAEEGKVSIVTQHIVQGSLQDLVPGEYGVVIGELTARRFRLNTGDKLTLIVPEISKEPGGITPRMQRLTVVGIFKVGAELDGSQAYIHIADAGEMQRWAPGQVQGVRLKLHDLYAAPQVSKAIAAGLGDGYRADDWSHTQGSLFSAMKMEKTMIGLLLMMIIAVAAFNIIATLVMVVNDKGADIAILRTIGATPAQIMGTFMVQGSLIGIVGTLIGGVLGVILALNVSAVVGWIERVSGQHIFTSDIYFISSLPSELQWGDVAIICVAGLVMSFLATLYPAYRASQIEPAMALRYE
- a CDS encoding lipoprotein-releasing ABC transporter permease subunit produces the protein MFRPLFVFIGTRYTRAKRRNHFVSFISLTSMIGLALGVVVMIVVLSVMNGFDHEMRTRVLGMIPHATLETGQPIDDWQALASKVKQNPQVLAVAPFTQMQGLLTHEGKVQKVLLNGIDPAREREVSIIDKFVLDGSLDKLAPGEWGIMIGDKAAQKLGVGIGDKLTFVAPEVSVTPAGMFPRMKRFTVVGTFHVGAGEIDGYLGLTNIADLSRLHRWKADQVQGVRLKFDDLFQAPRASWAIAQQLGEQEFYPRDWTRTHGNLYQAIRMEKSMIGLLLLLIVAVAAFNIISTLVMVVNDKRGDIAILRTLGATPGQIMAIFMVQGTVIGVVGTLIGAVLGILGALNVSAAIAGIETLIGHKFLNADVYFIDYLPSQIQAQDVYMVCGAALVLSFFATLYPAWRASRTQPAEALRYE